A region from the Aegilops tauschii subsp. strangulata cultivar AL8/78 chromosome 5, Aet v6.0, whole genome shotgun sequence genome encodes:
- the LOC109744551 gene encoding glutaredoxin-C1-like — MEQVTKLAGRRAVVIFGMSSCCMCHTMTSLLRDLGANPTVVELDEEPRGKEMEKALARLIGRNPAVPAVFIGGRLVGCTDKVMSLHLSGKLVPLLRHAGAVWV; from the coding sequence ATGGAGCAGGTGACGAAGCTAGCGGGGCGGCGGGCAGTGGTGATCTTCGGCATGAGCTCCTGCTGCATGTGCCACACGATGACGAGCCTACTCCGGGATCTCGGGGCGAACCCGACGGTGGTGGAACTGGACGAGGAACCTAGGGGGAAGGAGATGGAGAAGGCGCTGGCGCGGCTCATCGGCCGGAACCCTGCCGTGCCGGCGGTGTTCATCGGCGGCAGGCTCGTCGGATGCACCGACAAGGTCATGTCCCTTCACCTCAGCGGCAAGCTTGTCCCGCTGCTTCGTCATGCAGGTGCAGTCTGGGTGTAG